GTGGCTCTGTGATCTGGGATTCAATAATGTCTGCATTCGCTCCGGTATAGCTTGTCCTGATCGAAACTACGGGCGGATCGATAGAAGGGAATTCACGCATTCCCAGGAATTTATAGCCCAGAAACCCGAAAAGAATGATCAGCAGGTTCATGACAATCGCAAGAACCGGCCGCTTGATAGAGAGTGTTGAAATACTCATAATAGGTAGGATATCAGTTCACCTTAACGGCTGTGTTTGGCTTGATTGCGATAATTCCCGAAGTAATCAGTGAATCGCCCTGCTGCAATCCTTCGATAACCTGAATTTTCTTGTCGGTCCGTAAACCGGTCGTAACCATCACTTCCTGCGCTTTGCCATTTTTTACAACAAAAACCTTCTTACCCTTCAAAACGGGCACTATTGCCTCCGTTGGGATCATCAGGGCCTTTTTGTTTGCATCAAGGTCTGCGAGGATTTTCACAAACATGCCGGGAACGAACCTGTCGCCCGGATTCTGGGCAATCGCACGCACCCTTAGCGTCCGCAGACTTTCATCCACTTTGGGATCAATCGCTAAAATTTTAGCGTGATAAGTCGACGGATCACCGTCCAGGCTGAATTTGACTGTATTTCCTACCCGGATATCAGGCGTATATTTTTCGGGAACTGTAAAATCGATTTTGACAGGATTGCTCTGAACAATCGTTACGATGGGCGTACCCGGAGCCAGATATGCGCCTTCACTAATGTATTTCAATCCGATCTTCCCGCTGAATGGTGCGCGGATCTCCGTTTTTTCCAGCTGTGCTTCCAATACCTCTTTCTCCGCCTCAAGTAATTTGATATTATTCGAAGTTACATCATACTCTTCCAGATTGATCGCCTCTACATTGAGCAGCTTCTTCTGCCGCGCTTCGATTTTCCTGCTCAGATCCTGATTGTATGCTACTTTCTGCAACTGCGCCTGCAACTCTCGGTCGTTAATTTTTGCGATCAGCTGCCCTTTAGTAATATAAGCTCCCTCCTTGATGTCAAGCTTCACTAGCCTGCCCGAAGTTTCGGCCATCAGGTTTACTTCTTCGTTGGGCAATACAGTGCCTGATGCAAATATTTGATTCTCAATAGTTTCATTTCCAACAACAAATACATTTACCGGCACTGCTCCCCCTCCGGAGGAATTTGCGGTTTTTCCCCCCGACCCTTTTGTTCCTACCGGGCTCTTGTCTGATCCTGGCTTGGAGAAGATAAATAGCTTTCCAATTACCAGGCCGACAATGATAATCCCGACCAGCATGATTGTACGCATGAGTTTACTTTAAATAAATTTCGTTCAAAAAGATTACTGATAATTTATATTTCCTGGAGAGTACTATTTAAAGATAGTTCTTATTGTAGAAAGCGGCAATCAGTAATTTTTATACTTCTCCCGAAGTGGAAAGTTGCTGTTACATTTGGTAATCAATATCTCCTTTTGCTAATTCATTTCCGCCACTCAATCGAGTTTTAGTATATTGAGTTTGATCGTCTATACCTGTCAAAATGAGCAAATCTCACAAACTTTCGATTCTTCTTTTCACACTATCCATATTCTTTTCAACTATGCACACAAACGGCCAGAATCCGGTCAAGACCTATGATGCCGACTGGAAAAAAGTGACAGACTTACAGGCGAAAGGTCTCAGCAAATCTGCATTGACGGAAGTCCGGGAAATTTACACGAAGGCCAAACGCGAGAAACAGCACGCGCAGTTGATCAAGGCAGCGATCAGTATGGTCAGTTTGCAGGCGGAGAACCGGGAAGACAGTGAGATTGCTGCTATTCAGGATTTTGAAAAAGAGCTTGCTGGCAGTTCGGGTGTTGTGAAATCGATTTTGAGCAGCCTTACTGCGAGTCAGTATTATCAATATTACCAATACAAAAGATGGCAGCTCTACCGGCGCACGGAAACTTCCGGCTTTGTCAAAAACGATATAAACACCTGGTCGACAGGCGATTTCCACCAAAGAATCACCGAATTGTACCTGGCGTCGCTTGAAAATGAGCAAGAGCTGAGGCAGACGAAGCTCGAACCATTTGATGCAATTATTACAAAAGGCAATTCCCGTCACCTGCGACCGACTTTATATGATTTGCTGGCGCACACGGCATTAAGCTACTTTTCGTCCG
This Dyadobacter sp. UC 10 DNA region includes the following protein-coding sequences:
- a CDS encoding efflux RND transporter periplasmic adaptor subunit, producing MRTIMLVGIIIVGLVIGKLFIFSKPGSDKSPVGTKGSGGKTANSSGGGAVPVNVFVVGNETIENQIFASGTVLPNEEVNLMAETSGRLVKLDIKEGAYITKGQLIAKINDRELQAQLQKVAYNQDLSRKIEARQKKLLNVEAINLEEYDVTSNNIKLLEAEKEVLEAQLEKTEIRAPFSGKIGLKYISEGAYLAPGTPIVTIVQSNPVKIDFTVPEKYTPDIRVGNTVKFSLDGDPSTYHAKILAIDPKVDESLRTLRVRAIAQNPGDRFVPGMFVKILADLDANKKALMIPTEAIVPVLKGKKVFVVKNGKAQEVMVTTGLRTDKKIQVIEGLQQGDSLITSGIIAIKPNTAVKVN